From Enterococcus mediterraneensis:
CTGTCTTTTGCTGAAGGTTTTTTTATTGAAAAAAAATCATTTAATCGGCCGAGTTTCAGGTGTATATTTTGTATCTCCATTTGAAAAAAATATTTGTTTACCTTGTTATCTTATAGGGGTACAATTGACACTAATAAGTAAGAGAGGTGTGGAAAAATGATCGAATTTATCAATGTCAATAAAACTTACGGCACAACTCAAGCGCTGAAAGATTTGACTTTAACTATCAAACAGGGCGAGATCTTTGGCTTTTTAGGTCATAATGGTGCCGGAAAATCAACAACGATCAAAAGCTTAGTCAGTATTATCCAGCCAACATCAGGAAGAATCACAGTAGAAGGATTGGATTTGGTGGAAAATCGGTTAGAGATCAAGAAAAAGATCGGGTATGTACCGGATTCCCCGGATATTTTTCTGCAATTGACAGCTGGCGAATATTGGGATTTGATCGCGGCGGCCTACGAGCTGTCGGAGCAACAAAAAGAACAGCGTGTAACAGAACTAGCTGGGCTTTTTGATATGCAAGTTCATCAAGACGAAACGATTTCAGGTTTTTCTCACGGGATGCGGCAAAAAACGGTATTGATTGGTACATTGCTGCCTGATCCTGATATTTGGGTATTGGATGAGCCGTTGCAAGGGCTTGATCCGCAAGCTGCATATGATTTGAAAGAGATGATGAAAGCCCACGCCGCTAAAGGAAAAACAGTTATTTTTTCAACGCATGTCTTAGATACAGCTCAACAGTTGTGTGACGAGCTTGCTATCTTGAAAAAAGGAGAATTGATCTACAATGGATCAGTATCTGATCTGTTAGAGCAATCACCGAATGAATCATTGGAAACGATCTATTTAAAAATGGCTGGACGACAAGGCGCACAATCCGCAAAACTGGAGCGTGAGGCGGATGAATAAACGGCAATTAGTAGAGTTGACCCGTGTGAATTTACGGTATGCCAATCCTCAAGTGACTGAAAAGATTCGGAAAAAAGGCAAGAGCGGCAAACAATTGTCCCGTTCTCTCATCAATCAATATATTTTATCTGGATTGGTTTTTATAGTGGTTTACGGCTTTATGATGATAATGACCGATTTCAGTCGAATGCCGGGATTTTTTACGTATTATGTCGCGCTTTTTGGTCTTTTAGGTTTGTCACAAGGTATCACCGTTATCTACAATGTTTTCTTTGAAGGGAATGATCTGCAGACTTTTTTGCCGTTACCGTTTAAGCAGGCACAGATTTTTTTAGCAAAAATTTTAGTAGTAGCATTGACCGTCACGCCGTTTGTTTTTCCATTATTGATTTTATTTCTTTTAACTGGTTGGCGGGCAGGGGTCTTTTTACCGGTTACTATTCTGCTGTCTGTAATTTTATTTATACTGTTTCTGCTGATCACATTCAGTATCTGCAGCCTGATTGTTTTTGGTATGGCTCGTACCGCTTTTTTTCAAAAGCATAAACGCTTGGTAACGAGTCTTCTGCTAAGCGGATCGATGCTCGTCGGAGTGGTTGGGATCTTGCTGATGAATACTCAAAACTCATCTTTTGAGGTGGACGGCAGCTTTGCAGATCGTGGAGCTATCGCATTTTTATTGCCCCTCTTTTATGCCGTCAAAGAGCCTTTCACATCGGTTGGGGCGCTTAGCATCGCAGGAGTGCTTTTGCTTGCGGTATTGTTGGCTATGATCATCAATAAAGCTTTATTACCTAAACTTTATGAACAGTTAACGGCTGCCAATCAGTCAGCCGTTTCTAAAAGAAAACGCAAAACACATCAAAATTTACGACAATTGTTGTTCAGTTACAATTCACAATTGGTGCGGGATCCTAACTTGATTATGCAAGTAATGTCAACGTCTTTGATGACACCGATAATTTTTATATTTGCGTTTGCTTTTGGCGGCAAAATCGCTTTGCGAGATCTGGATATTCGCTTTATCGGTGTAGTTTTTGTAACAGGGATCGTACTGGCTGCGCTGACAGTCAATCAAACTTCTTTTATCAGTAATCTGATATCACTTGATCAGGAAAATTTTTTATTTATCCGTTCATTACCGATTTCGTTAAAAGCATATCTAAAAGAAAAATTTCGTTTCGGCTGTCTGCTCCAAATGGTGATCACAGGACTTATCGCGTTGCTTGGCGGTTTTAGTTTCGGTCTGCCATTGATATTTATTGCAAGCTTAGTTTTGGGTTCTCTATTAGGAAGTTATTTATTGTCGCTGCGTTATTTTGCCAGAGATTATCGGTTGATGTTTTTATATTGGACAAATATTAGTCAGCTGTTTTCTCGCGGCGGGGGAAATACCGGAATGATTTTGGGAATGCTGCTTTCCATGTTTATAAGTATTATCCTGTTGGTGATATATGGGATGGCGGCATTATACTTCTCTTTTTGGCTGGTCAACGGGATCGCGTTTTTATTGATACTGATTGCCTGTGTCTGGTGGATCACATATTATCAAAAGCGTTTTTGGTCTAAATTAGAGTAATGAACTTTTTTTGTTGTTATTTTTTAAAAATGTGCTTGACTATTGGTTAGTTCCAGCGTAATATTCGTAACAACAAATGTTAGGCAAAAGAGTAGTAGCATGTTTGTTACCTTTTCAGAGAGCTGATGGTGCTGTGAATCAGTAGGGGCATAGATGTGAATGGACTTTTGGACTGGAGCCTTGAACATAAGTAGGGGCTTTCGGGAACTCCCGTTATCGAGTACGGCCGTTGTTGGACGGCTAGTGAGGTACATGTTTTTTGTGTACGATTTTGAGGTGGCACCGTGGAATTTCCGCCCTCAAACTGGACATCAGTCTGGTTTGGGGGCTTTTTTTATTATAAAAAATCATAAGCAAGAGAAGTAGTTGAGGTTAGAAAGATTACAGAAAGCTTCTGTCGATGAGAATGGAGCATTTTTCACTGAATGAATGGACTTGTTGGAGCATCCTTGAACAAAAGTAGGGGATGACGGGAACTCCCGTTACAGAGGAAGGCTGTTGATAGACAGCTGACAGAGATGCTTTTTTGGCATAAATCGAGGTGGTACCGCGTATCTTACGCCCTCAAGACAGACGTTTTGTTTGTCTTGAGGGCTTTTTTATTTGAAAGGATGGGAACAATGAAAAAAATCAAAAAAATCAACGGCGATTGTTTAACACCGGTTTCTCTATATTTTCGTTTGAACCAGCACGCCAATTGTCTATTAGAAAGTATTCCCCGCGAATCTGAAAAGGACCGTTATTCGCTGATCGCATTAGATCCGGTGCATCATCTGCAATATCGTGAAGGCGTCTTTCAAATCGATCAAAAAGCATATCCTTGCACCGATCCTTTGAAGGAAGTCGAAAAGTACGTTCTGAAAGACGATGACAGTATCGCAGAGTTGCCTTTTCAAGGAGGCGCGATCGGCTATATCGGTTACGATATAGCGGCGGCTTATGAAAATATCGGTACACCGCCGCGAGATGAATTGGAGATTCCCGATCTTCAACTGTACTTGTTTGAAACTTTCGTAGTCTACGATCATCAAATGCAAGATCTATATCTGATCGCCGGTAATACTTACAGCGGCTGCGACGAAGAAATCCTAGATGACCGTTTAGCGAAACTGCAAGAAGAGATCCTCCGTGAGCATCCTTGCGAACAGCAAGCAGTGACAAAGACCACATTGGATTTTATCAGCAATTTCACTGAAGAAGCCTATCAGGCGATGGTTGAAAAAGCCAAACAGAAAATCACGGAAGGAGACATCTTTCAAGTCGTTCCTTCTCAGCGCTTGACGGCTCCTTTCACACAGGACCCGTTTGGTTCTGTTGCGAAGTTTGAAAATCAAACGCGCCCTCTCTGAACTCCAAATATCTTAGGCTGTTATTCCCATTAATACCTTGATTTCAGTAGACACCGAAAAGCCGAAGAGCGTTCCATTTCTTCGGTTCTTTTTATATATTCCTCGAATGGTCTCCATGCCCTTAATCGTGGAAGAGGCTGTACGGAGACTTTGATAAAATTTATTTCGTCGTTTAATAGGTCGATGGTCTTGTTCTATTAAATTGTTAAGATACTTCACAGTTCGGTGCTCTGTCTTAGTATATAAACCCACACTCTGTAACTTTCTAAAGGCGGAGCCAAGAGAAGGTGCTTTATCGGTCACAATTGCTTTCGGCTCACCAAACTGTTTATGGAGTCGTTTTAAGAAAGCATAGGCTGCTTGCGTATCCCGTTTCTTTCGTAACCAGATATCTAAGGTTAAGCCGTCCGCATCAATTGCACGATAAAGATAATGCCAACGTCCCTTAATTTTGATATAGGTTTCGTCCATTTTCCATGAATAGAAGGATTGTCTATTTTTCTTCTTCCAAAGATAATAGAGGACTTTGCTGTACTCTTGCACCCAACGATAAATCGTAGTATGACAAACATTTATTCCACGATCATATAACAATTCCTGAACTTCACGATAGCTTAGATTGTAACGCAGGTAGTAACCAACAGCGACAATAATGACGTCTTTTTTGAATTGTTTGCCTTTAAAATGATTCATTACTCTGTCCTCTCTGTCTTTTTTCTCAATTTTACACTAAAATAGATTTTTTGGAAAACTTTGCAACAGAACCCTCTTATTACTGGAGTTAAATTCATATGATTTTTAATCTGCAAAAAAGTTTATAGCACCGTCGCTTATACCAGAAAATATAACAAACGCCGCATTGTTTTTTTGTGCACTTTAATAATCTATTCAACTAAGGAATTAAGCTGGCTGTCAAGAGAGTAATATCGTATTGAATCTCAGGTGGAAATTTTCTGCGGTATCTTTTTTGACTGAAATGACATTAGTGTCTTTTGGGGATTGTGTATGTAAGTATTTTTTAAAATCATTTTAACAAGTTTTGGACAAAAATTCTCATGAAAAAACAGAATTTAAATAGCATGATAAATTAGAGAAGATAGTTTAATGAGCTTATAGGAACACCCCACTTTTACAGTCACAATCAATAACCTTGCTACTTTCTTTCGAAATTGATAAGAGTCTAAAGGATTGACAACGCTTGATAGTGAGCATAAACTTAATGTACGCTAGTTATTTTACAAGTGCAAACTAAAAAAGTATGATGTGTCGTCTCTGAAATTCTCCCTGATTCAAGTCATAACCAGAGTACATATCGGTTATTTTTTGATTCCATATTTTTTCCTTTATGTGCTGAGGATTAAGGGGTACCAATTGTAATTGCGCGTTATATGGTCTTTGTTTAGAATCGCTCTCCAAAAAGCCAATTTTTTTGCATAGAATTTTTAGATGTGGTACCATTAATTAGAATTATTATAAATAAGAAGTAGGTATCATTGTTTCAGTACAAAGACTAGGAGGAATGGAAGATGGAAATAGACTACAAGGATCATGGGAAGAAGCCGTATATCATTAATATTGAAGACGCCACCACAGGAAATGATAATTACCGGACGACCATTTGGACAGGCAGTAAACTGCAAGTCACCGTAATGTCCATTCAACCAGGCGATGACATCGGTTTGGAAGTGCACGAAGGCATTGACCAATTTATCCGTATTGAAGAAGGAGAAGGCGTGTGTAAAATGGGGCCTTCTAAAGATAACTTACATGTTCAACAAAAAGTGATGGATGATGACGCCGTATTTGTTCCGGCGGACATGTGGCACAACATCGAAAACACCGGTGATAAGCCGCTCAGACTGTATACCATTTATGCTGGTCCAGATCACCTTGAAGGAACGGTTCACCCTACTCATGAAGACGCCAAAAACGATCCAAACGAACACTGAGGTACACTAGGATGAAACAAAAGCCCTGCACCCGTATGGATGGTCCACTGGTGCAGGGCTTTTTTATAAAGGAGAGAAGTGGTATGAGTGATTCATTGTTTCAATTAGAGAAGGTTGGTTTTCAGGCAAACGGAAACCAAATCCTTCAAGATATCTCTTTTACAGTAAACAAAGGGGAAGTGATTGTTTTTTCTGGTCCTTCTGGAAGTGGAAAAAGTACCCTTTTGAAATTAATTGGTACGCTGCTTTCCCCAACTTCCGGAAAAATTTATTATCGAGGTACGGATCTGCAAAAAATCGATCCTGTGGAGTATAGAAAAGAAGTCTCTTATTTCTTTCAAAACGCTTCTCTATTCGATGAGACAGTTCAAGAGAACTTGTCTTTTCCTGCCCGCATAAGAGAAGAAGGATTTGATCGGGAACGTGCAAAAAAATTGTTAGAACGAGTTCAAATACCTGAAACTTACTTATCGAAAGAGGTCAAGGAACTATCAGGAGGGGAAAAACAACGGGTTGCATTGGTCCGAAATTTGATGTATCAACCGAAAGTGTTGCTCCTGGATGAAGTTACCAGTTCATTGGACCAAGAAAACAGAGCGATTGTCCTTGATTTAGTCCGAGACATGATGAAAGACCAACAAACTACGGTGTTGGCCGTCACTCACAACCAGGAAGAAATCGACCAAGCTTCTCGTCTGATTACTATCAAAGGTGGAAAAATGGAGGAATCGAAATGACAAACAATTTGGAAATCAGTAATCTTTCTTTGCTTTTATCCTCTGTCCTCTTGATAGTTGCCTTGTTGATTGATTACAAAGAGAAATTGGGATTAGGAAACGACATTTTTATTGCGGGAATTCGCGCTGTCGTTCAATTATTCCTTATTGGATATGTATTGAGCTACGTATTACGAGTGGATAACAACTTTCTCACTTTAGCGATGGTTTTGTTCATTGTGTTCAACGCTTCTTATAACGCCCATACACGCAGTGAGGGGATCAACCGCTCTTTTAAAATTTCAACGACGGCTATTGGAGTAGGAACAGCCTTGTCCTTACTCATTCTTGTTTTTTCAGGAGTCATTGACTGGACCCCTTCCCAAATCGTTCCAATTACAGGCATGATTGCCAGCAACGCCATGACTGCGATTGGAGTGACCTATCGGTCTTTGAATTCAAAATTTACGGACCAACGCCAACAGGTATTGGAAAAATTGGCATTGGGAGCCAATAAAAAACAAGCGTCCATGAGTATTGTAAGAGAAAGCGTCAAAACGGGCATGGCTCCTTCTATTGACCGAACAAAAACGGTTGGACTTGTCAGCCTACCAGGTATGATGTCAGGGTTGATTTTTGCGGGAATTGATCCTGTTCAAGCGATTCGTTACCAAATTGTTGTGATGTTTATGTTGATTTCAGTTACTGCGATTTCTTCATTTATTGCTAGTTATATGGCTTACCGTGAGTTTTATAACAATCGCAGTCAATTAATTATATGATTTGGGATGATACACTACTCTTAAAACCAGTGGTTACAATTTTATGCAGTTAAAAGAAGACCTCACGAGAATAATTGCAAAAAGAACTTCATTTTTTAAGGAAGAAGGATATTTTTGTCATCGAATCTTTGGAACGACTAGGGCGAAACTATGATGAAATTTTTTATATAGTGCAGCAACTGGATTAAAAGGATATCGGACTGATTGTTTTGAACATGCCTATCCTCAACCAATGAGAACTTTCGACGAAATCATGTTCTAGAAAGAAATTTCTATCCAATAAGAATTCCAAATCATGGACACTATTATCAAAGATGATAATTTGACAATGATTGCTAGAGAAGTTGAATGGTTCTGTTGCAAAGTTTTAAATAAAGAATAAAATCCCTTACGGTATCTATGATTTAAGCTGGGATTCCCAATAATACCTTGATTTCAGTACAGACCGAAAACCCGAAGAGAGTGCCTTCTTTTCGGGTTTTCTTATATAATCCTCGAATGGCTTCCATGCCTTTAATCGTGGTAGAGGCAGTGCGTAAACTTCGATAGAATTTATTGCGTCTCTTTACTGGACGATGGTCTTGTTCAATCAAATTATTCAGGTATTTAATGGTACGATGTTCTGTCCCTTGATAAAAGCCGTATTCTTTTAGTTTCTTAAAGGCACTTGTAATAGAGGGGGCTTTATCTGTGACTACAACCTTCGGTTCATCAAACTGCTTCACTAACCGCTTAAGAAAAGCATAGGCTGCTTGTGTGTCCCGTTTTTTACGTAACCAAATATCCAAGGTTAAACCATCTGCATCGATGGCTCGATACAAATAATGCCATTTTCCTTTAATTTTGATGTACGTTTCATCCATTTTCCATGAATAAAAGGATTTTTTATTTTTCTTTTTCCAAATTTGATAGAGTAGTTTGCCATATTCTTGCACCCAACGATAAATCGTCGTATGAGAAACGTTAATGTCACGATCATATAAGATTTCTTGAACTTCACGATAGCTAAGGTTATAACGAAGATAGTAGCCCACGGCTACAATAATCACATCCTGCTGAAATTGCTTTCCTTTAAAATGATTCATCGTCATTCCTCCTGCTATCTTTTTCTATTATTCTACCTTATTTGATAGTAGATTTAAAACTTTGCAACAGAACCCTTGAAACCAACAAAATAAGGCATTCTTATAGTAGAAAGG
This genomic window contains:
- a CDS encoding ABC transporter ATP-binding protein — its product is MIEFINVNKTYGTTQALKDLTLTIKQGEIFGFLGHNGAGKSTTIKSLVSIIQPTSGRITVEGLDLVENRLEIKKKIGYVPDSPDIFLQLTAGEYWDLIAAAYELSEQQKEQRVTELAGLFDMQVHQDETISGFSHGMRQKTVLIGTLLPDPDIWVLDEPLQGLDPQAAYDLKEMMKAHAAKGKTVIFSTHVLDTAQQLCDELAILKKGELIYNGSVSDLLEQSPNESLETIYLKMAGRQGAQSAKLEREADE
- a CDS encoding ABC transporter; this translates as MNKRQLVELTRVNLRYANPQVTEKIRKKGKSGKQLSRSLINQYILSGLVFIVVYGFMMIMTDFSRMPGFFTYYVALFGLLGLSQGITVIYNVFFEGNDLQTFLPLPFKQAQIFLAKILVVALTVTPFVFPLLILFLLTGWRAGVFLPVTILLSVILFILFLLITFSICSLIVFGMARTAFFQKHKRLVTSLLLSGSMLVGVVGILLMNTQNSSFEVDGSFADRGAIAFLLPLFYAVKEPFTSVGALSIAGVLLLAVLLAMIINKALLPKLYEQLTAANQSAVSKRKRKTHQNLRQLLFSYNSQLVRDPNLIMQVMSTSLMTPIIFIFAFAFGGKIALRDLDIRFIGVVFVTGIVLAALTVNQTSFISNLISLDQENFLFIRSLPISLKAYLKEKFRFGCLLQMVITGLIALLGGFSFGLPLIFIASLVLGSLLGSYLLSLRYFARDYRLMFLYWTNISQLFSRGGGNTGMILGMLLSMFISIILLVIYGMAALYFSFWLVNGIAFLLILIACVWWITYYQKRFWSKLE
- a CDS encoding chorismate-binding protein, with protein sequence MKKIKKINGDCLTPVSLYFRLNQHANCLLESIPRESEKDRYSLIALDPVHHLQYREGVFQIDQKAYPCTDPLKEVEKYVLKDDDSIAELPFQGGAIGYIGYDIAAAYENIGTPPRDELEIPDLQLYLFETFVVYDHQMQDLYLIAGNTYSGCDEEILDDRLAKLQEEILREHPCEQQAVTKTTLDFISNFTEEAYQAMVEKAKQKITEGDIFQVVPSQRLTAPFTQDPFGSVAKFENQTRPL
- a CDS encoding IS6-like element ISS1N family transposase — translated: MNHFKGKQFKKDVIIVAVGYYLRYNLSYREVQELLYDRGINVCHTTIYRWVQEYSKVLYYLWKKKNRQSFYSWKMDETYIKIKGRWHYLYRAIDADGLTLDIWLRKKRDTQAAYAFLKRLHKQFGEPKAIVTDKAPSLGSAFRKLQSVGLYTKTEHRTVKYLNNLIEQDHRPIKRRNKFYQSLRTASSTIKGMETIRGIYKKNRRNGTLFGFSVSTEIKVLMGITA
- a CDS encoding cupin domain-containing protein; translated protein: MEIDYKDHGKKPYIINIEDATTGNDNYRTTIWTGSKLQVTVMSIQPGDDIGLEVHEGIDQFIRIEEGEGVCKMGPSKDNLHVQQKVMDDDAVFVPADMWHNIENTGDKPLRLYTIYAGPDHLEGTVHPTHEDAKNDPNEH
- a CDS encoding ABC transporter ATP-binding protein, translated to MSDSLFQLEKVGFQANGNQILQDISFTVNKGEVIVFSGPSGSGKSTLLKLIGTLLSPTSGKIYYRGTDLQKIDPVEYRKEVSYFFQNASLFDETVQENLSFPARIREEGFDRERAKKLLERVQIPETYLSKEVKELSGGEKQRVALVRNLMYQPKVLLLDEVTSSLDQENRAIVLDLVRDMMKDQQTTVLAVTHNQEEIDQASRLITIKGGKMEESK
- a CDS encoding ABC transporter permease: MTNNLEISNLSLLLSSVLLIVALLIDYKEKLGLGNDIFIAGIRAVVQLFLIGYVLSYVLRVDNNFLTLAMVLFIVFNASYNAHTRSEGINRSFKISTTAIGVGTALSLLILVFSGVIDWTPSQIVPITGMIASNAMTAIGVTYRSLNSKFTDQRQQVLEKLALGANKKQASMSIVRESVKTGMAPSIDRTKTVGLVSLPGMMSGLIFAGIDPVQAIRYQIVVMFMLISVTAISSFIASYMAYREFYNNRSQLII
- a CDS encoding IS6-like element IS1216 family transposase, producing MNHFKGKQFQQDVIIVAVGYYLRYNLSYREVQEILYDRDINVSHTTIYRWVQEYGKLLYQIWKKKNKKSFYSWKMDETYIKIKGKWHYLYRAIDADGLTLDIWLRKKRDTQAAYAFLKRLVKQFDEPKVVVTDKAPSITSAFKKLKEYGFYQGTEHRTIKYLNNLIEQDHRPVKRRNKFYRSLRTASTTIKGMEAIRGLYKKTRKEGTLFGFSVCTEIKVLLGIPA